From Aegilops tauschii subsp. strangulata cultivar AL8/78 chromosome 5, Aet v6.0, whole genome shotgun sequence:
agacCTCCCGGGGCCTctcggaaccccttccggtgacccgacgattacccggtgcactccgaaactattttggtgtccgaataccatcgtcctatatatcaatctttacctctcgaccatttgtagactcctcgtcatgtccatgatctcatccgggacttcgaacaacattcggtcaccaaatcatataactcatataacactatatcgtcaacgaacattaagcgtgcggaccctacgggttcgagaactatgtagacatgacagagacacctctccggtcaataaccaatagcggaacctggatgcccatattggctcctacataatctacgaagatctttatcggtcgaaccgtaatgGCAACAtacgcaattccctttgtccatcggtatgttacttgcccgagattcgatcgtcagtatctttatacctagtccaatctcgttaccgggaagtctatttactcgttccgtaatacatcatcctgtaactaactcattagtcacttttcttgcaaggcttcttatgatgtgtattaccgagagggcccagagatacctccccggtactcggagtgacaaatcataatctcgatttatgccaactcaagaaacacctttggagatacctgtagagcatctttatgatcacccgtttacgttgtgatgtttgatagcacacaaggtattcctctggtatccgggagttgcataatctcatagtcgaaggaatatgtatttgacatgaagaaagcaatagcaataaactgaacgatcattatgctaagctaacggatgggtcttgtccatcacatcattctcctaatgatgtgatcccattaaaaaatgacaacacatgtctatggttaggaaaccttaaccatctttgatcaacgaactagtctagtagaggcttactagggacatggtatttgtttatgtattcacacatgtatttaagtttccgatcaataaaattctagcatgaataataaacctttatcatgaataaggaaatataaaataacaactttattattgcctctagggcatatttccttaagTGGAACCTTAAGTACCTATCATATCGTctgagacatatgctaccctatATTTATCTTTATGTCAAGTACCTTATTAGCTTGTGAGATGTTATTTATCTTGTGCCCTATCATTATGCTCATATGCTATTTCCTTGCATCTATGCTTACATGTACCTTATTCTGTTAATGCAAGTATTGTCAGtatataaaatatagggggagtgttgatcctagtgtGTGTGCTTTGCATTCCAAGGGCATACTCAATtagtgcacacatctagggggagtcCGCCTATATTTTGTAGATGTTGGGTTTGCCTTCTTTCTAGTTCCATTCTTGTGCAAATCCCGCGTtgccatcaatccaccaaaaagggggaaattgttagggcatatttctcccttaGCGTTTtcggtgattgatgacaatgcatttgcggactaatcgtgtgcattgagcatttcaaaTATTCTATCATATGGCACAAGACGATTCATGCCCCTCTGAGCTATTAGGAAGACGGTGTTTTTCTTGCGTTTcattttcggtggatttgagttgtaggatcaccgtactattaagaggggatctgCTTCGAAAAGATTTGGGCGGAATCAACACATACACGGTCCTTTTGCACCCTCGTTCTTCCCCGGCAATTGAGCTTATCCTTCCTTTGTGCATGATCTTTCCAGAGCatcataagcggtagtaccgctctgctcagcggtagtaccgctggagcggtactaccgcagttCAGTGCTAACCCCACTTCCGCTTATTTTTAGGTTCTGTAATTGGGCGGTAGTACCACTCTAGCAGTACTGTGGCCCTGGCTACTACTCCACTACCGCAGAGTTACTGAGTTTTTAGCTACTAAGCGGAAGTGTCGTTCGTgcggagcagtagtaccgcttcGGCGGAACTACTGCACTGAGTACCGCTTATATTttgctctctggatagctctGTCCCTCGAGCGGCAGTTGCTAGCGGTAGTACCACCCCGGGCGGCACTACCGCCCTGCCTCTATCTTCTACCGTTGGTTCCGGTTGTAGTTCAACACTAAGCGGAAATACTGCTCCAGCGGCATTACCGCCTCCCTGACCTGCTCAGTTGTACTCGGCGCCTGGAACTTCCGTGCCAGCGGAAGAACCACTCACCTGAGCGGTATAACCGCTTGTGCATGGGCTGTGGgtgcataacggttggatttcaTCCCCATTATAAAAGGGAGTCATCTTCTCcaagttgacttacctcttcctccccaagctccattgttgctcacaAGCTCAttcttgcccgatctctctccctagccaatcaaacttgttgattctttagGGATTGCTTGAGAAGGCCTAGATCTACACTTTcaaagagaaatttgattccccccactaatcccttgcgggtcttgttactcttgggtgtttgagcaccctagacggttgaggtcagcTCAGAGCCACATTTCATTGTGGTGAAAAGCTTCGTGAtggtgttgggagcctccaattcggttgtggagatagccccaaccttgtttgtaaaggtccggttgccgccttcaatggcaccactagtggaatcaaggcatctcgcattgtgtgaggacgtgagaagaatacggtggccctagtggcttcttggggagcattgtgcctccacaccgctccaacagagacgtacttcccctcaaagggaagaaactttggtaacacatcctcgtctccactgGCTCCATTTGTGGTTATCTCATATCTTTATTTTGTGCAAGCTTTACTTGTGTTGTTTatcttgcttgctagtgttgttgttattgttagcatcatataggttgctcacctaattgcatatctagacaacctatttgttgctaaacctaatttgtcaaaaaaaactaaaaattggtagttgcctattcatcactcccccctctagtcaaccatatcgattCTTTCAATATTGTAACTTAGTTTGTGTATATAACTGAAGCTCTTATTTAGATTCAAACACTGACAATGCTCATCATTAAACCATATCAACCTTGATGAATAAATTTTAATTATTTTAAAATTACATGATACCACATacttaaataagcaaacatgtaACATGTCGGTTGACACAAATTCATCACCAAGAtcagaggtcatatcaaaataaTTAAATATTGACACAGTTATTTTCATTGAAACAATTATTTTTATTTGTTTCAAACTAGCATTTATACACAAAAAATTCATTGTCTACGCTATACTCTCCCATCAAGTTAAAAGTAAAATTAACACTTCATAATAATTTTGAACATGTGATTTAAGTATTTTgaacatgcttaaataagcaaacatgccATAAGTCTTTGCAGTTTCCGCATTTCTAAACATGGCTAATGATGTTTGTTGAGAAATCTCAAAAATGTTAGCTAACTCCCTTGTTGATTAAGGAAAGCTTCGCAAAAACCTGCACCTCTTGTCTGAATCAGCCTCAAACAGACCTAACTATTCACGAGCACACAGCGAGTAGAAACCGCACCAAACCACCATAAATGCGTATTCAACACAGCCAGTACACCGAGTACTACCGAGTTTATATTTTGAAGCAAACAGCCAGCAcccatacaacagtaagactctTCATCAAGCAGGCTGTGAAAAAACTGAGCTTGCTAGAATGGAATTTTCGGCACACAAATCTACCAATCAGTTTCTGTGAATGTACACTGATCTACTACCTCTACAGATGAGAGCATCAATGGAGTGTTAGCCGAGCAATGCGGGCAATCTCTACTTTCTTCTCCTGCTCCTACACATGAGAGCTGTCCATAAACTGTTAGCGGTAATCGATCTTGACATTCTAATCATCCATCAGCTCTTACTTTCTTCTCTTGCCCCTGTAGCTACTAAGCGACGACAGCCCCCCTGCAAACACCGACATTTCCGAGGGAAGGGGTGATGACGGTCGAATCATCGATGGGAGTGGCGAAAAGCAGCCCACGTCACCATCCGGAAGGTCAAGATCATATAACTCGTCAGCGAAGACTGCAAAGTTCGAACCAGTGCTTCTTTTTTTAAGGAGGCCAGGATCACTGGCTCTCAAGTCTAGTGCTATGTCCCTGGGTTCCAGCAGTAGTCCTAGTCCAGGCTCCAGCACCACGCTGTCAATCTCTGTCAGTGATTTCAATTGGCGTCCCAGTGAAGCAATGGTCTTCTGGCACTCTGCAAGCTTCCCGGCTGCACTAGCAAGCTCCTTCTCCTATACAAAGATCATGATTCATATTTAGACATAGAATATTGATTCTCTTAATTTATATGCATTCAGGTTAACAGGTGTGATGTTTGAGCTGCAACAACTTTAGTGGCCCTCTTTCTACTCTGGATCGATAATCGACAAACACAAGTTCATATGAGCCACAATCACCAGATTCAGTATAAAGAGAAATTTACCTGCTTGGTCTTTAGGTCTCCATTTGAGTTTGCAAGCCTCCAGAGTTTCGCGTCCCGAATATCCCTTGACAACTGAGCCTCCAGCTTTCGGCATTTCtgttcataatcttctgacagcAACCTTTCCTGCACAACCTCCCCTTGGAGGAAGCTCACCATGTTCGTCAGTTTCACAACATCGGCCTTTGATGCTTCAAGTTGATGCTCCATTGCCGTTCTTTGTGACTGCACAGACTCTTCCTTGGCAATGAACTCCGCTGCTGACAACATCTGTTCCTGCAGTTTTGCTTCAAACAACTCAACCTTCTCCGTAAGCTTCCGGGCATCCTGATGTGCAGACTCAACCTCTGACTCCAACACCCTTTTTATGGCCTCTAGAGCTTCTAGCTGCAGCTGGAGCTCGTCAGAGAACTCCTTTTCCTTAACCACTTCATGCTCAAGCGCTGTCACCATATCACGCAGTTTCACAACTTCAGAGTTGACTAACTGGAGTTCTGCCTCCAATGATTCCTTAACAGACTCCACAGAAAGAGATTTCTCTGCTTCTGCCAATTTTTCATGCAATGCCTTCTCTTTTTCAACTACCTCATTTTCTAGCGCTTTAATGATATCACGCAGTTTCGCTACCTCACTATTTGCTGAACATAGCTGTCCCTCCAATGATTCCTTAACAGCCTCAGAATGAGTTCTCTCTgcttcaatcttcatgtctagcTGTGCTGACAGTTCTTCATGCACTGTCCTCTCCTTTTCTATCTCACTCTCTAATGCTTCGATAATGCCACACAGTTTCTCTACTTCGGTGTTTGCGGAACACAGCTGTGCCTCCAATGATTCTTTAACAGCCTCAACAGCTGCTTCAATCTTCAGCAATGATTGTGTGGTGAGTTCGTCGCGCAGTGCCTTCTCTTCTTCTACCTGATTCTCTAGTGATTTGATGATGCCATGCAGTTTTTGCACTTCCTCGTTTGCGGAATACAGCTGTGTCTCCAACAATTCTTTAGCATTGCATGCAGCATCTGATTTTTCTTTGTGCTGCACAGAAAGAGCAGTCTCGGTTTCAATCCTCTCTTCCAATGATGCCACAGTCACCCGAAGCTCTGCAGCTTCAGCTGACACCAGTTCTAACTGTGACTCCAATTCCTTCTTTTCTGCATTTTCTCCCAATGAAGCAACAATCGCATGTAGCTCCTCAGCTTCTACAGATTTGGACTCCAGTTGAAACTCCAAAGCCTTTTTCTCCGAGTCCAATTGGTCCACATCTCCCAGAGCAGCATATTTGGAGTCATTTGCCAAATCCAATTGCAATTGCATTTCCACCAGCCTGTTCCTTGCCGCCACTAGTGCGTCACAGGAGATGTCAAGCTGATTTCTAGCCTCTATCAGAGCTATCTCAAGCTCCTTCTTATCGCTTTCAACTATTTCAACCCTCAAATGCAAATCTGCAACATGACGCCgcaattcttcattttcagtttTAGAAGAGTTGTTTCTCGTCACAGCCTTGTCGGAATCTGTCTCCATATCAAAGGTAGAGCTTGTCTGGTCTGATTCAGGCAATGCAGCCAACCTTTCCATCTCAAGGAAATCATCCATTAGGTCGATCTCAACAGGTCTATTCATAATATTTGTTGCACTAGCCTTCGCATTCCTGAACTGATCAAGCTCCGTAATCAGAGCAGATGCCCACGAGTCAGAATTTCTCAATTCACTATCAACAGCGACCATACATTCTGCACTGTCAGAGTGGCTGTCAGTTAGTGATTCTGCGCTTGGCGGAGGTCCAGAATCATTGACCAATGCTGTTTTCTGAACTAGATGATGTAACCTGCGGCATTCTGCCTCAACCCTAGCAATCTTTTTTATACTTTCCAGGTGCTGCTTGCTAGCTGTCTCTGCTGCTTGATTGCTCGAGTCTTTTTCCAGTGAGAGTATCTTCAGATCCTTGGACTGTACAAGGAGCTTGGCCTTGAGATCCAAGTTCTCTTTCTCGATTGACTGAAGCTTCTCTTGTAGATCAGGCTGTGCAGACACGGTGGAGGCTTCTGATTTGGTTGCTGCGAGCTGCTTCTTCAGCTCAGCAATACGGTTTTGCAGCTTGGAGTTCTCAGACTCCAACTCCTGGGACTTCTTGGTAAGTGCATCACGTATTATCTCCTCTTGTTCTTCCCGTACCAGGCGCAGCTGCCTCACGCATTCCTTGAGGGCCTTGTCTAGGTGGCTGACTTGACCCTCGAGATAATCATTTCTATGGGAAGCAGCTTCAAGCAGCTTCTTGATGGCAGTAGCTTCGACTTCAGCTTGTTCCCAACCTACATAAAGGTTATCAACGAAATGGTTGTGAACATTACTACATAGAATAATAAAGCTGAAAGTATCTTCCTCTTCTCTCTTGCAGAAATGAAGCTGAACAGTACTTGCAGAAATACAATCCATCAACAAATTAAAATTTAAGCTAATAAATCAAATATCAACAAAGAACTAGCCATGGACAGGGGTGtgtatttttttagaaaaggaggatgacccccggcctctgcatctgggcgatgcatacggccactttattaattattctcacaagaccttacaaagtcatacaacagtaagactaaagccgccgtctaagcaacaaatgtcgctacacctatccagttgatgaaggggcgcagatagcctgggcctaataccaaacagacatcgcagccaagccaacatctaagacctgagaccccaacctagccacttgccgggtctggggcacacactggtccggcgtgctcccagaggccgccgccgccaactgccaccgctccatcttcagaactgtactgatgcatcaaccttgctcggtctagctatcgtcgacgccaccacggcgcccaacggcACCTCCTCCCTGCGCGCAAACAGCTGAGCACGTCGCGGTCGCCACTGATACACCTCAGCGCCATGCTACCAAGTACCACCAGCCGGCTCAGCTTGAAGTCCTtggaagatctgtcgtgcgtagcacctgccgaccaggcatgacaaagcgtagcacctgtcggtcaggcatgacttgacatctccaccgaagctccgtgcaagacgaagccgctccacctcctgcctctgacttacagcgctgctccacaaacgatgctcccaagagagaaacgacaccgcagtgccgccatcgtccgatctggaacaccagatcctaaggtttcccccggagcagcacgagtgggtcgacagtagttacacgacgatgccttcatcaaggtaacggcgtagaacgccgccatcgcctgccgtcggctcggttttcaccggcaaccaTGTCTCCCCAACTCGCAGCCGGGACTAGATGATGGATCTCGAGATCCGATCACCAAGTTTCTGGCCGGCCACCGCCGACGAAGAAGATGACCACCACCACTGGCTACACCGGCCAAAACAGATCTGCCATGGGTGCCGCCAAGCAGTCCACCAggccctcgacgccgccgccgatctAAAGCCAGATGACATGCCGCCGAAGACcgcatcgcgccgccgcccgatccAGGCCAGCCGCCACAGCCGCCGCCCGTGGCCCGAGACAgggccgaccgccgccgccgtcgaagcCAACGCCGTCACTTCTAGATCGGCCGCACCTCCACGCATGTTGGGGCCCCGCCATCCCTAAGACGCGGGAGGGAGGAAGAGCCCCCGCTACCGCCGTCGGCCTCCGGGCGCAAGCCGGCGGCGTCCTCCGGCGGTGGCGGGAGGAGGGGAGGAAGATGGGCTAGGcccggcggcggctagggttggggaGCCCCCGAGTTGCCCGAGCGGGGGGCGACGCGGGGGGCGTGTCTGAGTGCCACACGCAACTCTGGACAGGGGTGTGTGGAAGTTAGCTATCCATGTGCCACAACCATGACTTGGTttcgagatcttatgggtttcaacactagcctaccccaacttatTTGGACCtgaaaggctttgttgttgttgtggaAATTATAGGATGGCTATTTGTGTTGTTCTGTTGTATTGATCTGACCCTCATATGGGGTATATATAGAAAATAGAAGTACATGGGAGGGGAATTCAGAACAAGGAAAATTGGCCCCTTGCTCCCGACCCCCTCGCGCCACCACCCAGGGCGACACCGGGGGGACCAACTCCTTCACGCCGCCAGCCCTCCCGCGAGGCAGATccctgccgccgctgccgccggcaCTGGCCGCGATGGTGGCGGCGCCCAACGCCAAAAGGGCTAGGGCAGGAGGGTTGCGCCGGATCTCCCATGAGGCGGCTGGGGCGCCTCGTGCTGGGTGTCCTCGCGCGGCAGCCACGGCGGCGTCCTGGCTGTGCGGCGGCAGCCGGCGAACCCATGGCTGGCGAAGTGCTCCGGTTGGATTCTCCGCTAGCTATGCGATGGGCGGCAGCGGTGGTGGCCTCTGAGAGTGCGCCAGACCGGTGTGACCTAGTCCCGGTATTGTGGCTGGGCTAGGGcatccggctttagatgttaggctttggtGCGATGTCTATTTGGTATTAGGCTCGGACATTCGGCACCCCTTCATCAAGGGGATAGGAGTAGGGACAGGtgttgccaagatggtggcttcaggcttagtgatgtattactttgtaaggtcattgtgaataattaataaaatggttgcatgcatcgcccagatgcagaggccgagggtatatcctccttttctaaaaaaagaaGTACATTGGAGGGAGAGAGACTTGGAGTAGAGGGTAAGTCGTACATGATTTAA
This genomic window contains:
- the LOC109752005 gene encoding uncharacterized protein; translated protein: MVMDRTGWLWRRKPSDNSPGASESSVPVSSHPQCCSSDQEVLRPVSNNASAHHGQSPKVSLRVRHDETQEIGIPKLSNEKLASRVNLNGFSPQHGQSLESYLSSNGDEETKETMKSLNEKLAAALLAISDKEDLVKQHAKVTEEAVAGWEQAEVEATAIKKLLEAASHRNDYLEGQVSHLDKALKECVRQLRLVREEQEEIIRDALTKKSQELESENSKLQNRIAELKKQLAATKSEASTVSAQPDLQEKLQSIEKENLDLKAKLLVQSKDLKILSLEKDSSNQAAETASKQHLESIKKIARVEAECRRLHHLVQKTALVNDSGPPPSAESLTDSHSDSAECMVAVDSELRNSDSWASALITELDQFRNAKASATNIMNRPVEIDLMDDFLEMERLAALPESDQTSSTFDMETDSDKAVTRNNSSKTENEELRRHVADLHLRVEIVESDKKELEIALIEARNQLDISCDALVAARNRLVEMQLQLDLANDSKYAALGDVDQLDSEKKALEFQLESKSVEAEELHAIVASLGENAEKKELESQLELVSAEAAELRVTVASLEERIETETALSVQHKEKSDAACNAKELLETQLYSANEEVQKLHGIIKSLENQVEEEKALRDELTTQSLLKIEAAVEAVKESLEAQLCSANTEVEKLCGIIEALESEIEKERTVHEELSAQLDMKIEAERTHSEAVKESLEGQLCSANSEVAKLRDIIKALENEVVEKEKALHEKLAEAEKSLSVESVKESLEAELQLVNSEVVKLRDMVTALEHEVVKEKEFSDELQLQLEALEAIKRVLESEVESAHQDARKLTEKVELFEAKLQEQMLSAAEFIAKEESVQSQRTAMEHQLEASKADVVKLTNMVSFLQGEVVQERLLSEDYEQKCRKLEAQLSRDIRDAKLWRLANSNGDLKTKQEKELASAAGKLAECQKTIASLGRQLKSLTEIDSVVLEPGLGLLLEPRDIALDLRASDPGLLKKRSTGSNFAVFADELYDLDLPDGDVGCFSPLPSMIRPSSPLPSEMSVFAGGLSSLSSYRGKRRK